The proteins below come from a single Drosophila miranda strain MSH22 chromosome Y unlocalized genomic scaffold, D.miranda_PacBio2.1 Contig_Y1_pilon, whole genome shotgun sequence genomic window:
- the LOC117190495 gene encoding uncharacterized protein LOC117190495 isoform X2 translates to MAPTPPKSNPSFPAVVSKSPRAELSFTIQLLSGRAVVMVECPGFDTELFIPQIVKDRITLQNIMLNRRCCSESSLTTYPTVQPVSSPPVRAPKRMISSTLPPPLARSTSTSLSANKTVELTPEPARCQAIPTSLSIRRIRAADKTVELTPEPARCQAIPFESEIQDVSLHVNQSYSNSSLESLPPLLPPEVLSITDARMSVSSTPNSNLNASPPLRSSIRVKPPERTYARRKTDNIGKAKPPTKWSPVQNKKRQPLSATKGPNPSMHIEVRRRNFLEDTHKTIEPYDMQNAISSPVVQKEIIQRQVTAKTKNSLMR, encoded by the coding sequence ATGGCACCCACACCACCAAAATCGAATCCGTCGTTTCCGGCGGTGGTGAGCAAAAGTCCGCGGGCGGAGCTATCATTCACAATTCAGTTGCTGTCGGGAAGGGCCGTGGTGATGGTGGAGTGCCCGGGGTTTGACACGGAGCTGTTCATACCGCAGATTGTCAAAGACCGGATCACCCTCCAAAACATTATGCTGAATAGACGGTGCTGCAGTGAGTCCAGCTTGACCACATACCCGACCGTTCAACCTGTGAGCAGTCCGCCGGTGCGAGCACCGAAGAGGATGATTTCGTCTACACTACCACCACCTCTGGCAAGGAGCACTTCAACTTCACTTTCTGCCAACAAAACCGTTGAGCTGACACCAGAACCAGCGCGTTGCCAAGCAATTCCAACTTCACTTTCTATTCGTCGAATCCGCGCTGCCGACAAAACCGTTGAGCTGACACCAGAGCCAGCGCGTTGCCAAGCAATTCCATTCGAATCCGAGATACAGGACGTATCTCTTCATGTGAACCAGTCCTATTCGAACTCCAGCTTAGAATCCCTTCCTCCGCTTCTGCCGCCTGAAGTTTTGAGCATCACAGACGCGAGGATGAGTGTGTCGAGCACACCCAACTCTAATTTGAACGCAAGCCCACCTCTGAGAAGCTCAATACGGGTGAAGCCGCCGGAGCGCACTTACGCGCGTCGTAAGACCGACAATATCGGCAAAGCCAAGCCGCCGACGAAATGGTCGCCGGTGCAAAACAAGAAACGGCAACCACTATCTGCAACGAAGGGTCCAAATCCGAGCATGCATATAGAAGTGCGCAGGCGGAACTTCCTTGAGGACACACACAAGACTATTGAGCCCTACGACATGCAAAATGCTATCAGCTCGCCTGTTGTCCAAAAGGAAATCATCCAAAGGCAGGTCACTGCCAAGACAAAAAACAGTTTGATGCGCTGA
- the LOC117190491 gene encoding CSC1-like protein 1, translating to MSDSGNQSYCSQVGNRTSFFTSAYNGIPETLILNTIFWILLILLFTTLRHQASDFGRLALVNSNGSKKRWTEIFYSRATSMVEPQPGTSTQATPRPSVNSQNSGDSTPLSPVQPEQGLFGWIWITFKLRKETILLHTGPDAVHYLSFQQQLMAVMAIVTLISLAIKLPVNFLNGPKDTPYDMNAFGRTTMANLSPESPWLWVHTIITILYIPLVVLIMRRASGRNAFKKAATRTILISNISSSDRNKTVVRNYMQELFPITTSATIHYEQKHFPQHTHALLRSHRLPKRPMPMGARRRTLGSKPGQANASGTPEGEARISTIQGSLPPLHGLHVQQCGHHTASHLLHDWRRLYIPGHRNLRIRATQVGEAESVHRAQCQRGVFLRPQGLQETCQ from the exons ATGTCGGATTCCGGTAACCAATCCTACTGCTCTCAAGTGGGTAACCGCACGTCTTTCTTCACGAGCGCCTACAATGGGATACCAGAGACCCTGATACTGAATACAATTTTCTGGATTCTGCTCATTCTGCTGTTCACAACGCTGCGGCATCAGGCGAGCGACTTTGGCCGCTTGGCGCTGGTGAACAGCAATGGCAGCAAGAAACGCTGGACCGAGATATTCTATTCGCGAGCGACCAGCATGGTTGAGCCCCAGCCAGGCACATCCACGCAGGCGACCCCGCGACCAAGTGTCAACTCCCAAAACAGCGGCGACTCCACTCCCCTGTCGCCAGTGCAACCCGAGCAGGGCCTCTTTGGCTGGATTTGGATCACGTTTAAGCTGAGGAAGGAGACAATCTTGCTGCATACGGGTCCCGATGCAGTGCACTACTTGTCTTTCCAGCAgcagttgatggccgtcatGGCTATCGTGACCCTCATCTCTCTGGCCATAAAATTGCCCGTCAATTTTCTGAACGGACCCAAGGATACGCCGTACGATATGAATGCCTTTGGCCGGACAACTATGGCCAACCTGTCGCCGGAGTCTCCTTGGCTCTGGGTGCACACAATCATTACCATCCTGTACATTCCGCTGGTGGTTCTCATCATGCGGCGTGCGTCGGGGCGCAATGCGTTCAAAAAGGCCGCAACGAGGACAATCTTGATATCGAACATCTCGTCCAGCGATCGCAACAAGACAGTTGTGCGGAACTACATGCAGGAGCTGTTTCCGATTACAACATCAGCAACAATCCATTACGAGCAAAAGCACTTCCCGCAACACACACATG CTCTACTGCGGTCCCATCGTCTCCCCAAACGCCCAATGCCAATGGGGGCCAGGCGCAGGACACTCGGCTCGAAGCCTGGCCAAGCAAACGCCAGTGGAACGCCGGAAGGAGAAGCCAGAATTTCAACGATTCAAGGATCACTGCCGCCACTTCACGGCCTTCATGTTCAGCAATGTGGGCATCATACTGCTAGTCACCTTCTACACGATTGGCGGCGCCTTTATATTCCAGGCCATCGAAATCTTCGAATACGAGCGACTCAGGTCGGAGAAGCCGAATCGGTTCATCGAGCGCAATGTCAGCGGGGAGTGTTTCTTCGACCACAAGGCCTACAGGAAACG TGTCAATGA
- the LOC117190492 gene encoding uncharacterized protein LOC117190492 gives MSKQTPVERRKEKPAFQRFKDHCRHFTAFMFSNVGIILLVTFYTIGGAFIFQAIEIFEYERLRSEKPNRFIERNVSGECLTRIWELTAENISFFDHKAYRKRVNDVLLEYQRAIVKKQLKGPDVEQWSFSGAFLYSLTVITTIEYGNITPHSEWGKLATILYAIIGMPLFLLYLSNIGDVLAKSFKWIYSKVCLCRICPGVAKRRIIRERRKMRHSARALQMHHMESGGGSSSYSSSSSTTNSNSSSSTDYTKSSYHSSSIVDVAYSGSDSDIEREIRGSTDEITVPLTVHSVGYLALRSLGGLELLGWQLLLLNLAKQYWIWCQATGWDKVEVSFILCRISIAGNGRDCHVLQSDAGGGRTQHTSY, from the exons ATGTCCAAGCAAACGCCAGTGGAACGCCGGAAGGAAAAGCCAGCATTTCAACGATTCAAGGATCACTGCCGCCACTTCACGGCCTTCATGTTCAGCAATGTGGGCATCATACTGCTAGTCACCTTCTACACGATTGGCGGCGCCTTTATATTCCAGGCCATCGAAATCTTCGAATACGAGCGACTCAGGTCGGAGAAGCCGAATCGGTTCATCGAGCGCAATGTCAGCGGGGAGTGCCTCACGCGCATCTGGGAGTTGACGGCCGAAAACATTAGTTTCTTCGACCACAAGGCCTACAGGAAACG TGTCAATGACGTACTTCTGGAGTACCAGCGGGCGATTGTTAAGAAGCAACTGAAGGGACCCGATGTGGAGCAATGGAGCTTCTCGGGGGCCTTTCTCTATTCGCTGACCGTCATCACAACGATCGAATATGGTAACATAACACCCCACTCCGAGTGGGGTAAGCTGGCGACCATTCTGTATGCGATAATCGGGATGCCTTTGTTCCTGCTCTACCTCTCAAACATTGGCGATGTGCTGGCCAAGTCCTTCAAGTGGATTTACTCCAAGGTCTGCCTGTGCCGCATATGTCCTGGAGTGGCCAAGCGCCGGATAATACGGGAGAGACGAAAGATGCGACATTCTGCGCGGGCG CTCCAAATGCACCACATGGAGAGTGGCGGCGGAAGCAGTAGCTactccagcagcagctctaccaccaacagcaacagcagcagtagcaccGACTACACGAAGAGCTCTTATCACAGCTCCAGCATCGTGGATGTGGCGTACAGCGGATCCGATTCGGATATTGAGCGAGAGATACGCGGCAGCACGGATGAGATAACTGTCCCTCTGACA GTACATTCTGTGGGGTACCTTGCTCTTCGGTCGCTGGGAGGACTGGAACTACTTGGATGGCAGTTACTTTTGCTTAATCTCGCTAAGCAGTATTGGATTTGGTGCCAGGCGACCGGGTG GGACAAAGTTGAGGTCAGCTTTATTCTGTGCCGTATATCTATTGCTGGGAATGGCCGTGATTGCCATGTGCTTCAATCTGATGCAG GAGGAGGTCGTACACAACATACGAGCTATTAA
- the LOC117190499 gene encoding uncharacterized protein LOC117190499: MAPAPPKSNPSLPAVVSKSPRAELSFTIQLLSGRAVVMVECPGYDTELFIPQIVKDRITLQNIMLNRRCCSESSLTTYPTVQPVSSPPVRAPKRMISSTLPPPLARSTPTSLSANKTVELTPEPARCQAIPTTFYSSNPRCLQNR; encoded by the coding sequence ATGGCACCCGCACCACCAAAATCGAATCCGTCGTTGCCGGCGGTGGTGAGCAAAAGTCCGCGGGCGGAGCTATCATTCACAATTCAGTTGCTGTCGGGAAGGGCCGTGGTGATGGTGGAGTGCCCGGGTTATGACACGGAGCTGTTCATACCGCAGATTGTCAAAGACCGGATCACCCTCCAAAACATTATGCTGAATAGACGGTGCTGCAGTGAGTCCAGCTTGACCACATACCCGACCGTTCAACCTGTGAGCAGTCCGCCGGTGCGAGCACCGAAGAGGATGATTTCGTCTACACTACCACCACCTCTGGCAAGGAGCACTCCAACTTCACTTTCTGCCAACAAAACCGTTGAGCTGACACCAGAACCAGCGCGTTGCCAAGCAATTCCAACCACTTTCTATTCGTCGAATCCGCGCTGCCTACAAAACCGTTGA
- the LOC117190496 gene encoding CSC1-like protein 1 has product MSDSGNQSYCSQVGNRTSFFTSAYNGIPETLILNTIFWILLILLFTTLRHQASDFGRLALVNSNGSKKRWTEIFYSRATSMVEPQPGTSTQATPRPSVNSQNSGDSTPLSPVQPEQGLFGWIWITFKLRKETILLHTGPDAVHYLSFQQHLMAVMAIVTLISLAIILPVNFLNGPKDTPYDVNAFGRTTMANLSPESPWLWVHTIITILYIPLVVLIMRRASGRNAFKKAATRTIMISNISSSDRNKTVVRNYMQELFPITTSATIHYKQKHFPQHTHELFRLAHSAGALLTEENSGNSECMEPKFHILIDKSVH; this is encoded by the exons ATGTCGGATTCCGGTAACCAATCCTACTGCTCTCAAGTGGGTAACCGCACGTCTTTCTTCACGAGCGCCTACAATGGGATACCAGAGACCCTGATACTGAATACAATTTTCTGGATTCTGCTCATTCTGCTGTTCACAACGCTGCGGCATCAGGCGAGCGACTTTGGCCGCTTGGCGCTGGTGAACAGCAATGGCAGCAAGAAACGCTGGACCGAGATATTCTATTCGCGAGCGACCAGCATGGTTGAGCCCCAGCCAGGCACATCCACGCAGGCGACCCCGCGACCAAGTGTCAACTCCCAAAACAGCGGCGACTCCACTCCCCTGTCGCCAGTGCAACCCGAGCAGGGCCTCTTTGGCTGGATTTGGATCACGTTTAAGCTGAGGAAGGAGACAATCTTGCTGCATACGGGTCCCGATGCAGTGCACTACTTGTCTTTCCAGCAGCATTTGATGGCCGTCATGGCTATCGTGACCCTCATCTCTCTGGCCATAATTTTGCCCGTCAATTTTCTGAACGGACCCAAGGATACGCCGTACGATGTGAATGCCTTTGGCCGGACAACTATGGCCAACCTGTCGCCGGAGTCTCCTTGGCTCTGGGTGCACACAATCATTACCATCCTGTACATTCCGCTGGTGGTTCTCATCATGCGGCGTGCGTCGGGGCGCAATGCGTTCAAAAAGGCCGCAACGAGGACTATCATGATATCGAACATCTCGTCCAGCGATCGCAACAAGACAGTTGTGCGGAACTACATGCAGGAGCTGTTTCCGATTACAACATCAGCAACAATCCATTACAAGCAAAAGCACTTCCCGCAACACACACATG AGCTGTTTCGACTCGCTCACTCCGCCGGGGCGCTACTTACTGAGGAAAACAGTGGAAACAGCGAGTGCATGGAACCAAAATTTCACATTCTAATAGATAAGTCCGTTCACTAA
- the LOC117190497 gene encoding CSC1-like protein 1, with amino-acid sequence MSDSGNQSYCSQVGNRTSFFTSAYNGIPETLILNTIFWILLILLFTTLRHQASDFGSLALVNSNGSKKRWTEIFYSRATSMVEPQPGTSTQATPRPSVNSQNSGDSTPLSPVQPEQGLFGWIWITFKLRKETILLHTGPDAVHYLSFQQHLMAVMAIVTLISLAIKLPVNFLNGPKDTPYDVNAFGRTTMANLSPESPWLWVHTIITILYIPLVVLIMRRASGRNAFKKAATRTILISNISSSDRNKTVVRNYMQELFPITTSATIHYKQKHFPQHTHELFRLAHSAGALLTEENSGNSECMEPKFHILIDKSVH; translated from the exons ATGTCGGATTCCGGTAACCAATCCTACTGCTCTCAAGTGGGTAACCGCACGTCTTTCTTCACGAGCGCCTACAATGGGATACCAGAGACCCTGATACTGAATACAATTTTCTGGATTCTGCTCATTCTGCTGTTCACAACGCTGCGGCATCAGGCGAGCGACTTTGGCAGCTTGGCGCTGGTGAACAGCAATGGCAGCAAGAAACGCTGGACCGAGATATTCTATTCGCGAGCGACCAGCATGGTTGAGCCCCAGCCAGGCACATCCACGCAGGCGACCCCGCGACCAAGTGTCAACTCCCAAAACAGCGGCGACTCCACTCCCCTGTCGCCAGTGCAACCCGAGCAGGGCCTCTTTGGCTGGATTTGGATCACGTTTAAGCTGAGGAAGGAGACAATCTTGCTGCATACGGGTCCCGATGCAGTGCACTACTTGTCTTTCCAGCAGCATTTGATGGCCGTCATGGCTATCGTGACCCTCATCTCTCTGGCCATAAAATTGCCCGTCAATTTTCTGAACGGACCCAAGGATACGCCGTACGATGTGAATGCCTTTGGCCGGACAACTATGGCCAACCTGTCGCCGGAGTCTCCTTGGCTCTGGGTGCACACAATCATTACCATCCTGTACATTCCGCTGGTGGTTCTCATCATGCGGCGTGCGTCGGGGCGCAATGCGTTCAAAAAGGCCGCAACGAGGACAATCTTGATATCGAACATCTCGTCCAGCGATCGCAACAAGACAGTTGTGCGGAACTACATGCAGGAGCTGTTTCCGATTACAACATCAGCAACAATCCATTACAAGCAAAAGCACTTCCCGCAACACACACATG AGCTGTTTCGACTCGCTCACTCCGCCGGGGCGCTACTTACTGAGGAAAACAGTGGAAACAGCGAGTGCATGGAACCAAAATTTCACATTCTAATAGATAAGTCCGTTCACTAA
- the LOC117190495 gene encoding uncharacterized protein LOC117190495 isoform X3, with the protein MAPAPPKSNPSLPAVVSKSPRAELSFTIQLLSGRAVVMVECPGYDTELFIPQIVKDRITLQNIMLNRRCCSESSLTTYPTVQPVSSPPVRAPKRMISSTLPPPLARSTPTSLSANKTVELTPEPARCQAIPTSLSIRRIRAADKTVELTPEPARCQAIPFESEIQDVSLHVNQSYSNSSLESHPPLLPPDVLSITDARMSVSSTPNSNLNASPPLRSSIRVKPPERTYRQYRQSQAADEMVAGAKQETATTICNEGSKSEHAYRSAQAELP; encoded by the exons ATGGCACCCGCACCACCAAAATCGAATCCGTCGTTGCCGGCGGTGGTGAGCAAAAGTCCGCGGGCGGAGCTATCATTCACAATTCAGTTGCTGTCGGGAAGGGCCGTGGTGATGGTGGAGTGCCCGGGTTATGACACGGAGCTGTTCATACCGCAGATTGTCAAAGACCGGATCACCCTCCAAAACATTATGCTGAATAGACGGTGCTGCAGTGAGTCCAGCTTGACCACATACCCGACCGTTCAACCTGTGAGCAGTCCGCCGGTGCGAGCACCGAAGAGGATGATTTCGTCTACACTACCACCACCTCTGGCAAGGAGCACTCCAACTTCACTTTCTGCCAACAAAACCGTTGAGCTGACACCAGAACCAGCGCGTTGCCAAGCAATTCCAACTTCACTTTCTATTCGTCGAATCCGCGCTGCCGACAAAACCGTTGAGCTGACACCAGAGCCAGCGCGTTGCCAAGCAATTCCATTCGAATCCGAGATACAGGACGTATCTCTTCATGTGAACCAGTCCTATTCGAATTCCAGCTTAGAATCCCATCCTCCGCTTCTGCCGCCTGACGTTTTGAGCATCACAGACGCGAGGATGAGTGTGTCGAGCACACCCAACTCTAATTTGAACGCAAGCCCACCTCTGAGAAGCTCAATACGGGTGAAGCCGCCGGAGCGCACTTACCGACAATATCGGCAAAGCCAAGCCGCCGACGAAATGGTCGCCGGTGCAAAACAAGAAACGGCAACCACTATCTGCAACGAAGG GTCCAAATCCGAGCATGCATATAGAAGTGCGCAGGCGGAACTTCCTTGA
- the LOC117190495 gene encoding uncharacterized protein LOC117190495 isoform X1, giving the protein MAPTPPKSNPSFPAVVSKSPRAELSFTIQLLSGRAVVMVECPGFDTELFIPQIVKDRITLQNIMLNRRCCSESSLTTYPTVQPVSSPPVRAPKRMISSTLPPPLARSTSTSLSANKTVELTPEPARCQAIPTSLSIRRIRAADKTVELTPEPARCQAIPFESEIQDVSLHVNQSYSNSSLESLPPLLPPEVLSITDARMSVSSTPNSNLNASPPLRSSIRVKPPERTYARRKTDNIGKAKPPTKWSPVQNKKRQPLSATKGPNPSMHIEVRRRNFLEDTHKTIEPYDLQNAISSPVVQKEIIQRHLPLVTAKTKKTV; this is encoded by the exons ATGGCACCCACACCACCAAAATCGAATCCGTCGTTTCCGGCGGTGGTGAGCAAAAGTCCGCGGGCGGAGCTATCATTCACAATTCAGTTGCTGTCGGGAAGGGCCGTGGTGATGGTGGAGTGCCCGGGGTTTGACACGGAGCTGTTCATACCGCAGATTGTCAAAGACCGGATCACCCTCCAAAACATTATGCTGAATAGACGGTGCTGCAGTGAGTCCAGCTTGACCACATACCCGACCGTTCAACCTGTGAGCAGTCCGCCGGTGCGAGCACCGAAGAGGATGATTTCGTCTACACTACCACCACCTCTGGCAAGGAGCACTTCAACTTCACTTTCTGCCAACAAAACCGTTGAGCTGACACCAGAACCAGCGCGTTGCCAAGCAATTCCAACTTCACTTTCTATTCGTCGAATCCGCGCTGCCGACAAAACCGTTGAGCTGACACCAGAGCCAGCGCGTTGCCAAGCAATTCCATTCGAATCCGAGATACAGGACGTATCTCTTCATGTGAACCAGTCCTATTCGAACTCCAGCTTAGAATCCCTTCCTCCGCTTCTGCCGCCTGAAGTTTTGAGCATCACAGACGCGAGGATGAGTGTGTCGAGCACACCCAACTCTAATTTGAACGCAAGCCCACCTCTGAGAAGCTCAATACGGGTGAAGCCGCCGGAGCGCACTTACGCGCGTCGTAAGACCGACAATATCGGCAAAGCCAAGCCGCCGACGAAATG GTCGCCGGTGCAAAACAAGAAACGGCAACCACTATCTGCAACGAAGG GTCCAAATCCGAGCATGCATATAGAAGTGCGCAGGCGGAACTTCCTTGAGGACACACACAAGACTATTGAGCCCTACGACCTGCAAAATGCTATCAGCTCGCCTGTTGTCCAAAAGGAAATCATCCAAAGGCACCTGCCTTTGGTCACTGCCaagacaaaaaaaacagtTTGA